Proteins from a single region of Phycisphaerae bacterium:
- a CDS encoding glycosyl hydrolase family 28 protein has protein sequence MSVSTGSAIGVLCGLVSILFSPDVQAVSASTPARPRVLIIGDSISIGYNEPVREMLSDVADVAHNPGNAADTWKGLEELDTWLGSEKWSVIHFNWGLHDLKHVRDGKLDLTAPRVSTTEQYRENLDKLVLRLKESGAKLIWASTTPIPEGAAGRIKGQEIEFNTAAREVMDRHGVTVNDLHTWVWPHLGRYQQKANVHFTEEGSRFLAERVARKIRNTLQDQRPPFEMPAVQPPVFPDRHVSIEQFGAVGDGKTLNTSAIARAIADCAEKGGGRVLIPPGVWLTGAIHLKSNVELHLAEGAELRFSTNPADYLPAVFVRWGGFECWNYSPLIYARDCVNIAVTGRGKLEGQGKAWWGWVKEQDRVSRRLYDMVLAGVDVEQRLFADEKEPLRPQFIQPINCRNVLIEGVTITSGPFWTIQAVYCENVLVRNITVTNEGPNNDGFNADSCRNVLVEHCTFATGDDSVAIKSGLNEDGWRVGRPSENIVVRHCRMMRGHGGVVIGSDMSGGVRNVFVHDCDFSGSQIGIRLKSSRGRGGIVENVYYRDIDLGDIQGQAITIHTDYKAYFGADQGKAPAFRKIHISDVICRKAAQAVRLSGLPEQLIEDVVFERAILGAKEGMTCSQVKGLRLADVAVTPAAGPVMRVKDSRQVTLQRAVCPRDADPFLRVEGAGSGEIRVMESDLSLAKKSVELAEGAPADAVAIDDKPVR, from the coding sequence ATGAGTGTTTCAACCGGAAGTGCGATCGGAGTGTTGTGCGGACTGGTGTCCATCCTTTTCTCTCCGGATGTTCAGGCTGTGTCTGCTTCCACCCCCGCCCGGCCTCGCGTGTTGATCATCGGAGACTCCATTTCGATCGGCTACAACGAACCGGTGCGCGAGATGCTGAGCGACGTGGCAGATGTCGCACACAATCCGGGCAACGCGGCGGATACATGGAAGGGCCTGGAGGAACTCGATACCTGGCTCGGCTCGGAGAAGTGGAGCGTTATCCATTTCAACTGGGGGCTCCACGATCTCAAACATGTCCGGGATGGGAAACTTGACCTCACCGCTCCACGTGTCTCGACGACTGAACAGTATCGAGAGAATCTCGACAAGCTCGTGCTTCGCCTCAAGGAATCCGGCGCCAAGCTGATCTGGGCAAGCACGACGCCGATCCCGGAAGGTGCCGCCGGCCGAATCAAGGGCCAGGAGATCGAGTTCAATACCGCGGCTCGCGAAGTCATGGACCGGCATGGCGTGACGGTCAACGACCTGCACACCTGGGTATGGCCCCATCTGGGCAGATATCAGCAGAAAGCCAATGTCCATTTCACTGAAGAAGGCTCGCGTTTTCTGGCGGAGAGGGTTGCCCGCAAGATCCGTAACACCCTGCAGGATCAGAGGCCTCCGTTTGAGATGCCCGCGGTGCAACCGCCGGTGTTTCCCGATCGCCACGTGAGCATTGAGCAATTCGGGGCGGTGGGCGACGGGAAGACTCTCAACACATCGGCCATTGCCCGAGCCATCGCCGACTGCGCTGAGAAGGGTGGCGGCCGGGTCCTGATTCCACCCGGCGTCTGGCTGACGGGCGCGATTCATCTCAAGAGCAACGTCGAGCTGCATTTGGCCGAAGGGGCCGAATTGCGGTTCAGCACCAACCCGGCCGACTATCTCCCGGCGGTGTTTGTTCGGTGGGGGGGCTTCGAGTGCTGGAACTACTCACCGCTGATCTACGCGAGAGACTGCGTCAATATCGCTGTCACCGGCCGTGGCAAACTGGAGGGCCAGGGAAAGGCATGGTGGGGTTGGGTCAAAGAGCAGGATCGCGTCTCGCGAAGGCTGTATGACATGGTCCTGGCAGGCGTCGATGTGGAGCAACGGCTTTTTGCCGACGAAAAAGAGCCGCTACGCCCCCAATTCATCCAGCCGATCAACTGCCGAAACGTGCTGATCGAGGGGGTCACCATCACCAGCGGGCCCTTCTGGACGATCCAGGCGGTCTACTGCGAGAACGTTCTGGTTCGGAACATCACCGTGACGAACGAGGGGCCAAACAACGATGGATTCAACGCGGATTCGTGCCGCAACGTCTTGGTCGAGCACTGCACGTTCGCAACCGGTGATGACAGCGTGGCGATCAAGTCCGGATTGAACGAAGATGGTTGGCGAGTGGGGCGGCCCTCTGAGAACATCGTCGTGCGGCATTGCCGTATGATGCGCGGACACGGCGGCGTTGTGATCGGCAGCGACATGTCCGGCGGCGTGCGGAATGTCTTCGTGCATGACTGCGATTTCAGCGGATCGCAGATCGGCATTCGGCTGAAATCGTCCCGCGGCCGTGGCGGCATCGTTGAAAACGTGTATTATCGCGACATCGATCTCGGTGACATCCAAGGTCAGGCCATCACCATACATACCGACTACAAGGCCTACTTTGGTGCCGATCAGGGCAAGGCCCCGGCGTTCCGGAAGATTCACATCAGCGATGTGATCTGCCGCAAGGCCGCCCAGGCGGTGCGTCTGTCGGGTCTGCCTGAACAATTGATCGAGGACGTTGTCTTCGAAAGAGCGATACTTGGCGCCAAGGAGGGCATGACCTGTTCACAGGTGAAGGGTCTTCGCTTGGCCGACGTGGCGGTCACTCCCGCCGCCGGCCCGGTGATGCGGGTCAAGGACAGCCGGCAGGTTACGCTCCAGCGAGCCGTGTGTCCTCGCGATGCCGATCCGTTCCTGCGGGTGGAAGGGGCCGGGAGCGGTGAGATTCGGGTGATGGAAAGCGATTTGTCGTTGGCGAAGAAGAGCGTCGAGTTGGCCGAGGGCGCACCGGCTGATGCGGTCGCGATAGATGACAAGCCGGTGCGATGA
- a CDS encoding arylsulfatase has protein sequence MRFNRSCLPILWLLVPLCLDWPPASAGQEPLNRPNILFLMADQFRADCVGADGNPVIRTPNLDRIAAEGARFRVAYTSTPSCTPARSGILTGLSPWHHGMLGMGRMALSYQNEMPRMLHEAGYYAAGIGKQHFHPQRNAHGYDLLILDESGRATSPDFRSDYRSWFLSMAPTLNPDATGIGWNDYRAAEYALPESLHPTRWTGDVAVNFLKEYRRPEPFFLMVSFARPHSPYDPPGRFMKMYEDADVPPAVVGDWVSRHAGKDNPEDFNSWRGNFGPEQVRASRRAYYGSVTFIDEQIGRILAILQERGWLDNTLILFTADHGDMLGDHHLWRKTYAYEASARIPMLIRWPSSINAARGQVLAQPVELRDLLPTFLDAAGATVDEKRFDGRSLLRLVRGRSDGWREYIDFEHSACYAGAGYWTALTDGRTKYIVHAAEGQEQLFDLQADPGELHDLAADPAQQDRLRAWRERMVTHLSERGEPFVKEGKLVLPRPSMLYSPNFPKDEGEENSAVGKARQSAQTRPTGRPRR, from the coding sequence TATTCTCTTTCTCATGGCCGACCAGTTCCGGGCGGATTGCGTTGGTGCCGACGGAAATCCTGTGATCCGCACGCCCAATCTGGATCGAATCGCCGCCGAAGGTGCTCGTTTTCGCGTTGCGTACACATCGACGCCGTCCTGCACGCCGGCCCGGTCAGGGATCCTCACCGGTCTGTCGCCCTGGCACCACGGCATGCTCGGCATGGGCCGCATGGCGCTGAGCTATCAGAACGAGATGCCGCGGATGCTCCATGAGGCCGGTTACTATGCCGCCGGCATCGGCAAGCAGCACTTTCACCCCCAGCGGAACGCGCACGGCTACGACTTGCTGATCCTGGACGAGTCCGGCCGGGCGACGTCGCCCGATTTTCGCAGCGACTATCGAAGCTGGTTCTTGTCGATGGCGCCGACACTCAACCCCGACGCCACCGGAATTGGCTGGAACGACTACCGTGCCGCGGAGTACGCACTGCCCGAGTCTCTGCACCCGACACGCTGGACCGGCGATGTCGCGGTCAACTTCCTCAAGGAGTATCGCCGGCCCGAGCCATTCTTCCTGATGGTTTCCTTTGCCCGACCGCACAGCCCGTACGACCCGCCCGGGCGATTCATGAAGATGTACGAAGACGCTGATGTCCCCCCGGCCGTCGTCGGCGATTGGGTCAGCCGCCATGCTGGCAAGGACAACCCCGAGGATTTCAACTCGTGGCGGGGCAACTTCGGCCCTGAGCAGGTTCGTGCGTCGCGGCGTGCGTACTACGGCTCGGTTACGTTCATTGATGAGCAGATCGGCCGGATCCTGGCCATCCTGCAGGAACGCGGCTGGCTCGACAACACGCTGATTCTCTTCACCGCCGACCACGGTGACATGCTGGGTGACCACCATCTCTGGCGAAAGACCTACGCCTACGAGGCCTCTGCTCGCATCCCCATGCTGATTCGATGGCCTTCAAGCATCAATGCCGCCCGTGGGCAAGTGCTCGCACAACCGGTCGAACTTCGCGACCTGCTGCCCACGTTCCTCGACGCGGCCGGTGCGACCGTCGACGAAAAGCGTTTCGACGGCCGAAGCCTGCTGCGTCTTGTCCGTGGTCGGTCGGACGGCTGGCGCGAGTATATCGATTTCGAGCACAGTGCATGCTATGCGGGGGCCGGATACTGGACTGCCCTGACCGACGGCAGGACCAAGTACATCGTTCACGCCGCCGAAGGCCAGGAGCAACTATTTGACCTGCAGGCCGATCCGGGCGAACTGCACGACCTGGCGGCGGACCCCGCACAGCAGGACAGGCTGCGCGCCTGGCGGGAACGCATGGTCACGCACTTGTCCGAGCGAGGCGAGCCTTTCGTGAAAGAGGGTAAGCTGGTTCTGCCGAGGCCGTCCATGCTCTACAGCCCCAATTTCCCGAAGGATGAAGGCGAAGAGAACAGCGCCGTCGGCAAAGCGAGACAATCCGCCCAGACACGGCCGACCGGTAGGCCGCGCAGGTGA